A window from Nomascus leucogenys isolate Asia chromosome 24, Asia_NLE_v1, whole genome shotgun sequence encodes these proteins:
- the LOC100592223 gene encoding LOW QUALITY PROTEIN: immunoglobulin heavy variable 3-48 (The sequence of the model RefSeq protein was modified relative to this genomic sequence to represent the inferred CDS: inserted 2 bases in 1 codon), producing the protein MFITAQFHNKTAYFPNTIIISKLLQGNIFLSGSLSPGTPRHFHLVISSEHRGLTIEFGLSWVFLFAVLESVQVEVQLIESGGGLVQPGESLKLSCEASGFTFSNSTMDWVHQAPGKGLEWVSVISSGSTIHYADSXKGRFTISRDNAKNSLYLQMNSLRAEDTAVYYCSKD; encoded by the exons atgtttatcacagcacaatttcATAATAAGACAGCGTattttccaaataccatcattATCAGCAAACTTCTGCAGGGTAACATCTTCTTATCTGG GAGCCTTAGCCCTGGGACTCCAAGGCATTTCCACTTGGTGATCAGCAGTGAACACAGAGGACTCACCATTGAGTTTGGGCTGAGCTGGGTTTTCCTTTTTGCTGTTTTAGAAA GTGTCCAGGTTGAGGTGCAACTGATCGAGTCTGGGGGAGGCTTGGTACAGCCTGGGGAGTCCCTGAAACTCTCCTGTGAGGCATCTGGATTCACCTTTAGTAACTCTACCATGGATTGGGTCCACCAGGCtccagggaaggggctggagTGGGTTTCAGTTATTAGCAGTGGTAGCACCATACACTACGCAGACTC GAAGGGCCGATTCACCATCTCCAGAGACAACGCCAAGAACTCACTGTATCTGCAAATGAACAGCCTGAGAGCCGAGGACACGGCTGTGTATTACT GTAGCAAGGAC